Within Urocitellus parryii isolate mUroPar1 chromosome 10, mUroPar1.hap1, whole genome shotgun sequence, the genomic segment ctaaccttttttttttttttaaggtattttcAGTTGTAGGAGGTCTTATATCAAACTGAAAAGAAGGCAGACCAGAAGGGAGTAAGGAGATTTGAAATCTAACCAGGGATGTGCCACTGGTTGTTAGCTGTGGGTCCCTCGACTCTAGGCAACTCTTTAATCACTTGAACAGAAGGGGTAATAAAATCTGGAACTTTTCATTTCATGTGTTATTGTGAACcgaaaatgaacaaatagatgtaaaaatgctttgaaaatgttCAGTGTAGGACTTCCTGTTAGTGCTAACAGCTTTGATGAGTGTGTAGGATTGACTTCCCTGTATATAACACTGCTAATAATTTGTGGGtgaatatttgatttctttctgattttgcCAGAATATTCTGTTTGGCTTCAGGTTTAAAGCAATACCATCAAAACCAATCTAAGCAGTTTAGGAAACATACATAAAGAATACAGGTCTCTAGCTTCGGGGAAAAGTAATTGGAAAGACATTTTCACAAATACCTAAGAAATCACATGAAAGAGAGGTGGAGATACTGACTTAAGAAAGAAGTCTTTCAGGCAGCTGGTGGGCCTGAATCGCCAGGGATGGAGATAAATATCTACAATCAGTAAGCTATATGGCAAATCAGATGTCACAGGGCACTGAAGTCCTATCAATTTAATATTCATGCCTATTAATTGTTTCCCTGATTTTTGAACGTCACagattggggtggggggaatatgGGGCTGTCCTTTTCCAGTCCAACAGGCGAAATGTTGCTGTGATGGTTTGATGTTGGTCAGGAAACTATTTTAATGCAGCAGGACACAGATTTCAGCATGAACCCTTGGAAATACACTGGTAGATCAATAAAGTGAACCCTTGGAAATATACTGGTAGGTCAATAAAGAATTGAacggggttggggttggggtggggagaagcaCCTTTAGAGTTTGTATTCCGGTTTCCAAAAATGGAGAAGAGTCAGAAATGGAGTTTAAGGAGTGCGTTTCGGGGTGAATTGAGGTTTTGGTTACCCAACCCTTCAATAAAATACTGGTTGGGCACTCAGCTTTCTCTTTGGTGACTGAATCAGCCTCTGTACTCGGGGAAATCCCAGGCAGGGCCCTCTAGCATCTGGGTTCTCTTTTTCCTGCTCTGCAACCCCTACCAAGTCCCCAGCGCCCTCCTCTGATCCCCGCTTGGCACAGGGCAGGGATTGGGGCAGGATCCACGGGCTCCCATCTTGGCCCGCCTCGGGGCTACAGCCACCAGATAGAGCTTGTGCGAAGGTGGCCGCgcatgcgggggtggggggtttgTCTCTGCCACCAGGTGTGCGGACCGAGGTCTGGCACAAGCCACTGCGCGGAGGCGCGCACATCGAGTGGGCGTTGCTGCCCGTGACTGGGCGTTCCCCCGTCCGGGAAGGCCGGGCACCGGACTGCACGGACCTCCCCTTCAGTCACTTCCCAGTCCAGGGCCGAGAGGGCGCAGCGGCTCCACCGCCCTCGGCGGGCACCCCAGGTAGGTCAGGCGGTTCCCGCCGGCGCGCTCCGCCCGCGCGGTCTCTCTGCGCTCCTCCCGGGGCCGGCGGGCAGGGGCGGAGGGGACCCCGGGTTCCTACTCGTTGCACCTGTGCCCCCAGCCGGGAGGCTCAGATTGCGGCGGGGAGGCAGCGGATTCCGGACGCCTGTGCTTCCCGCAGCTTGGGTCTCTGTGCAGCCTCGTGCTTGAATAGGGACAGCAGCGACATCAGCGAAGGCCGAGCTGCGGGCGGTACCCGGGGGAAGCAGGGACACCCAGAAAGGGAAGCGGGCGAGGCAGAGGTACCCCTAGCCACTGAGCAGTCTGAGGACGCGACTCTGCCCATGACTCGCTGTCCTCCGGGAGTGGTCACGGTAGCCTCGGAGCCAGCGTGGACGGTGGTCCTGGCTCTGCCAGTTATCCAAGTTACGTTTTGCCGTCGCAGCTGACCGAGTGGCTCGGAGGGAAAGTAACCAGGGGCACGTGAATGCTGTCACCTAGCCATTGTGAGTGACCGCTAGCCTTCTCCGGGATTTGTGTCCGCGATCGTGGTTACTTTAGATGGGATTTCAGTCACTAGGGCACTGAAGTGGGCAAGGTGCCAAGGTTCGTTCCAGGGGGTGGTCCAGGACCCTCCCTTACTGTTTTAGTCTGCGTTTTCGTCGCTATGACCAAAAGAACGGACAAGACcagtgtagaggaggaaaagtttatttgccgGCTCTTAGCCGCTGATGTCCTTGCTGTGGGTCAGAAGTGTGGCAGAACATCACccgcagaagggtgtggaggaggaaaacagctcaggacaaggcaatcaggaagcagagagagcatctgctcatcagggacaaaacaTAAGCCCCCAAGGTAcgaccccagtgacctacctcctccagccagaaGGTATCTGCCTATAGTCAATCCGTTCAagtcaatgcactgattaggctaaggatctcataacccaatcatttcacttctaaactttcttgcattgcctcacatatgagcttttggggggacactttaTATGTAAACTATAAGACCTCCTAACAGGGAGTCTGGCCTCTGCACTGTGGGGTGTTTCATGCCCCCTCTGCATTCTTTGATTCTTAGGGTATCTTGAGTTGGGTCTCTGTTGAAAAACCACCTTAGAGCATTTAAACAGTTGTTCTTTAAATAAGAACACTATGAAGTTCCTCTTACAACTTCTTCAACTTCTGAACATGAAAACAAGTGTTTGCAAGTGTTAGAACTTGCAAACCAGAAAggtgttttgttgattttattaagaaaagagaGTGTTCTGGGTGTTAACAACTCAATCTGCTGTGGattcccccaccccccttttccttccttggtAGGTAGGGTGACCTGGCTTGaaagagaccttttttttttttttaaaggaagcacAAAGATCTTGACTTATTAGAAAATGacattcatcaatattttaagtttcttccTGTCCCAAGTAAAGAACAGATGAATCTTAAACTTTTTACAACATCCCCATCTTACAGAAGTTGCCAGAAGTTTACAGCATGTTTTGGAAGTTTCTAAGCTATCAgttaattttctcatattatttcatttataaactaacaggaagaaaaatatctaATGATAAAAATCACCTCCAaatttaagagaaggaaaaaaagagagagagagacaagagaacATGAAAAAGATGGGATTAAAAAGCATAGTGTAATGACTTACATCGTAACAaaccattaattaattaattaattaattctattgAATAAAAGGACTATATGTTGTAATCATCAGACTAATTGTGAGAACAGAATTAAAAACTACAAGCCAACAGTCAAGCCTGTTCATAAGAGACATGTTTTAGAAAGATACTAAAAGGTTTAAAGTGAAAGCATGCCACTAATTATCCAAAGAAAAATGTGCAGCTATATTAATTTCAGATAAAATAGACATTAAgccaaagaaagaatatttgactGGGATAAAAGTTTCACTGAGAAGAGATACAAATTCTGAGTTGATAAGCACTTACaacatgacatttaaaaaaaaaatggagccaaAGTGACAGAACTATAAGGAACCAGACAAATCTAGGCATGGTGGGAAGTTTTATCACATCTCTACTGATATAAAAAGCAGACAAAAGGtcagaaaggataaagaaaatgtgcaaacTGTATGCCAACTAATTGGAAAAGCTATAATAAATGGATAGATTTATGGACACATACATCCTGTCTTGATTGACTAacgaagaaatagaaaatccaaatAGACCAATGTAGAGCAATAAGACTGAATCAGTAATAAAGCCTCCCATCAAAGAAAGGCCTAAGAGCTGATGGCTGcactgctgaattctaccagacacTTAAGAAGTAATACCAATTCTTTCCAAACTACTCCAAAAAATTGAAGAGCATGTaatgcttccaaactcattctgtcatcaccctaataccaaaaccagacaaggacctgacaaaacaagaaaaccacCAATCCTGATGAAtgtggatgcaaaaattctcatcaaaatactagcaaactaaATTTAGTACATGAAAAAAGAGTATCCTTTTTAATGATCAAGTGGTTTGGATGAATCCCTGGACTTGAGAATGgctcaacatatgcaaatcaataaatgcaatacaTTGTGTTaacagaaataattcaaaaaccaTATGGTCatttcaacagatgcagaaaaagcatctgataaGATTCCCTTTATGATAAAAACTCCACAAATTAGGAGTAGAAGGAATGCATCTCAACACAATAATAGTTATTTATGACAAACTCACAGGTAATATCATCCTAAATGGGGAATGATTGAAAGCCTTTCCTTTATATCTGGAAGAAGATAAGAATGTCcactttcatcatttttattcatagtACTAGAAGTTTCTAACCAGAGCAGTcagtcaagagaaagaaataaagataaccCAAATTACAAAGGAGGTAGTAAAACTTTCCCTGTTTGCAAACAACataatcttatatatagaaaaatcttaaaaattacacTTACAAAACctgttagaaataataaattcagaaaagttacaggatataaaatcaacaggaAAAATCATTAACATTTGTATATGTCAATAGTGaactatctgaaaaagaaatctagaaaGCAATCCTATTAAAAATGTCTGAGACTTTGTGTGATGccaaatttaaaggtgatggaatAATTAATGTGGCACAGGAAATTTTTAAGGCAAAACAGCACTCAGGCAGTGACATGGGCATTGCTATCATtttttagccaggtttactgtgatAATTTGAAGCAAAaagcaagagaataaaaaaaatttaagacctGTAATTTGGCCAGAAAAAGACATGTAAAACAGGCCAAGGAAAGTGTGGTTGATGAAGAGATTACCACCACTAAAGATAAGTACTTTGCCTAGAGACAATGGGATAGATGTATTGAGGGATCAGGAATCAGCAAGACCATACCCTGGCAGATTCAAGGGTGTAAAAGTGAAGacctgtttaaaaagaaaacatggaggcACACTGATGTGTAGAAAATTGTTTCTCAAGGAAATTGTTTTGCATGGGTCAGCTGCTCAGACACTAAGAGGCCACTGCAACCATGTTCCAAGGGGGCCTGGTTACTGCTCAAGCTGGAGGCTGACCTTGGTGCTGGttttgcaggaatgcaggatgctagTGTTAAGGCATCATGGAGGCTTTTTACCAAGATTTCAAACGAAGGCCtggcatgctaggcaaagtgTGGCAGGGTTGGAATCCCTCTAGGCAGCCCCTGAGAAGAtgatgtatgaagatgtgaaaggTCAAGCTGAACCTGGAATGGAGACCCCTGCAAAATTAAAAGATGCCAATAATGTGGACCATCTGCCAATAGGTTGGCCTAGCAGAGCCAGGCCAAGACATGCTATGTGGGATGCAGCCAGCATTTAGAAGCAGGGCTTCCCAAGCTCTTTAGAACACACATCTTGCCACCACATACCCCAGATGCCAGACCTGTAGCTATAGGACTTATTTGCCCAGatgggttttgattttgttttggtcCTATCCCTTCTTTCTGTGCTTCTGTTCTTCCATTGTGGAGTGGAAATGTTTACTTTGTGCCACTATATGCTGGGTatgtgtaacttgcttttgatctttacagAGGTTCCTAGTTTGCCTGTGAGTCTAagatgagactttggacttggacttttgggcagTGCTGGAACTattaagactatggggactcttagaggtagaataaatgcattttgcattgcgACATTTTGGGGCCAAgagtggaatgttatggtttggatatgaggtatctccccccaaaaactcatgtgttcaTGCAGGAATACTTGGAGGTGAAATTatgagattatgagagttgtcacctcattagtggattaatctatttgatggataaataatttgaatgggcCAAGTAGGTGGCAACTGTAGGCCGATGGGATGTGGctagagaaagtaggtcactgagaTCATacctttggggattatattttgtctctgactCCTTGtacttttctctcctctccttcctggatgccatgaacTGAACAGCTTTCCTGTGCCTTTTGCagtgatgttctgcttcaccttaaGCTCACAGCAATGGAGTCTGCTGActatggactgagcctctgaaactgtgagccccaaatatcTTCTTcctcacacacactaggtaagtgcttcaccactgagctacaactccagcccccaactaatttttgacaaaagcaccaaaaacaatAACTCAGACAAAAACTCTGTCTTCGATGAACAGTACTAGGAAAATGGATATCCAGATGGAAGAATGAAAGTTAACCCATCCCcctacatagaaaaataaactcaaaatgttttgaagacttaaatataaaaccaaaaaatagaaaacattagaGAAGTATTCCTGGATATTGATATGAGCAAGAATTTTTTTGGTTAAGAAttaagacagggctggggatgtggctccagtggtagcacgctggcctggcatgtgtggggcgttgggttcgatcctcagcaccacataaaaataaaataaagatgttgtgtccaccaaaaactaaaaaaaaaaaaaaattaaaaacaaagaattaagacAGTAAAAGCAAAGCAAGGATTACAtcaaactgaaaactaaaaacttgatctcctagaaaaaaaaagagtataataaTGATGATTAGAGGCTAGGAAAGGTTAGAGGGAGTGGGCACAGAGGGCAGCTGGACAACAGGAGCCCAAGGCCAGTTAGTAGGGGAATAGGTTCTATTGCTCTATAGCACAGTAAGGTGACTACAGTttacagtttattatttttattttttgtactggggattgaacctaggggtgctttaccactgagccacatccccagtccctttttatgctttttatttttatttatttatttgggggggtaccaggaattgaactcagggacactcaatcactgagccacatccccagccctactttgtattttatttagagagacagtctcacttagttgcgtagcaccttgcttttgctgaggctggcttgaactcattatcctcctgcctcagtctcctaagccactgggattacaaatgtgcaccaccaCGTCCGgctatggtttttattttgacgtagggtcttacaaagttgcttagggcctcactaaattgctgaaactgaccttgaactcatgattcttctgcctcagcctcctgagtcactgggattataagcatgcaccaccatgcctgactcttATTATGTAGTttataaaaaactagaaaaaaggaGTTTGTAGActccaaacacaaagaaataactaatgtttaaggagatggatatgctaattaccctcACTTGATCATTACATGTTGCACACTTGTATCAAATGATCAGCTGTACCCCCACAAATATGTAAATGACTctgttacaattaaaaataaattaaaaaatattctgtacaaagaaggaaacaacagagtgaagagacagcctacagaatgggagaaaatatttgcaaactgtgcATATgacaaggggttaatatccagaatacataaggatttaaaacaataacaaaaaaatttattaaaaatggtcAAAAGGCATGAATTGAATTCTCTAAAGATaacatacaaatgaccaacagatATATGAACAATTGCTGAACATCATTAATTAATAGGGTAATGCAACTCAAACCCACAGTGAGAGATCACTTCACCCCAGTTAGAATAGCAATtattaaaaagacaacaaaaagcCAGGCAcctaatcccagagactcaggagtttgaggcaggaggattgcaagttcaaggccagccttgacaacttagtgagaccctgtattgaaataaaataaagagggctgggggtatggcttagtggtggagagcctctgggttccatccccagaatttcaaaaaaggaaaataaatgatggagtagatgaatatataaagaaaatggtgtatacacacacacacacacacacacacacacacacacactatttggccataaaaaggaaGAACATGGATGacataagagaaataagccaggcacagaaaggcagATACTACATGTTGTAattgtggaatctaaaaaagatGATCTCATAGAAATACCCAGTGAAGTAGGGGTTTGCAGAGGCTGAGGAGGGTGGGCAgctgggaagggtggggagaTGGTCAATGGGGATAAAATTACAATAAGATAGGGGAATACGCTCTGCTGTTCATAGGGGGACTATAGTTAACAATGttatactgtatatttcaaagtaatttagaagagaggattttgaatagtTTCATCACAAAGGATGATCAGTGTTGGAGGCAGTTAATATACCAAATATCCTGATTTGATTTTTAGTATCCATGTGTGGAATATGTTTGATCATCAGTGTACACTGTTCCCCATAAGTACATATGATTATCATGTGTCAGTAAAGAAGAGAAGATATGAACAGCATGATTAATGTAGTTGGTTGGATGGACCAGTATAAATATTGTCCCAACAGCTGCTGAAATCACAGAACATACACAAATCCTGGACTACAGAACAAAGTGCAACacattttaaaggatttaaatCATTCTgagtatgttttttttccttgccatAATGCAACTAAAACAGAGAACAACCACAAAGAACCGtcccccttccaaaaaaaaaaaagagaaaaaaagcccATATGTTGGGAAATTAGTACCTACATTTCTATATAAACCATGGGACATAAAAGAACCataatagaaattagaaaatgttttaaaatgaattttgaataaaCGACATAAAGAAACATGTCAAATGCAGCAAAACTATTGTTTCAGTGATAATATCTAACCTTAAGTGCATGTACTGAAATTGAATAATGGCCAACAGTTAATGACCAAacaagaaattagagaaataacagtaaaataaatccagagaaagcagaagggaggaagtaGTAACAGAACGGTGGAAAATAACGAAATAGAAAGTAGACAATCTGTAAAGTCAGAActgaaaatgttaataaaaaatggaagacaATCAAGAATAAAAGTAGGCACAAATAAAACTCATGAACGAATAAAACAGAGGACttcatttcattaaataaaataagctggAGTCCATTAGCTGGAGACTGTCTCTGTACTTTGTGTTCCTGCATAATAAACTGCAAATTAACTTAGTATATACAGACTCAAACCTAACTCAGTagtttatttgttattattattttttttgtggtaccaggaattgaacccaggggtgctttaccactgagccaaatccccagtccttttctaagggactggctgagttgcttagatcctcactatgttgctgaggctggctttaaactccctatcctcctgcctcagcctcccaagacactgggattacatgtgaaCCCCACTATCCCCAGCTAGAAGTCATGTTTTGTAACAAATAGCTATTTTAGCCACTCTCAAACAGCCAGCCTTGAGCCAGTCACAGGTAGCTGAATGATTAGAGGGGCCCATAGAAGGCGAATACCTCATCACATCATGTCCAGGAAGTGGCCTGGCTGTAGCCAGTCCAATCAGATGGTTCCCCTGCTTTGCTTCTGTATTCAGCCTATAAAACCTCACTGCTCACACCAAACTTCCCCCAAACCCTGGTTCCAGGCACAGCATGAACCATTCTTTGCTTAAGATACATCCtaatttgtctcatttttttaaaaacaccttaAATCCTCTAGacgttaaaataataaaaatattaaatattaaataataaaattgaaaatttgaaaaatacaacttactgaaaataagaggaagaaaatctGAATTGTTCTGTAGTTGTTAAGTAAATTTATTCGgtgtcacaaaacaaaacacacaaataacaaCACTTCCTGCCTGGTGACACTGGTGAGTTCTACCAGATGAGAATGTCAGGAGAAAGGAAATTGACAGGGCACATTTGTTTCTGAATATAGATATAAaagttctcaacaaaatattactaAGTAAAATCCAGCACTATATGAAAAGGATAATACATCTTGTCTAActtgggtttattttttaaagtcgtATTATCTTAACGCTTTGAAATTCACCAGTGCAATCACTACAGTTTACTAACAGAACAAAGACATTGAATCATGTCTCAATAGGCAACTCAGCAACTTGTCAGAGagtctgtctcaaagtaaaagttaaaaaaggtctggggatgtagctctgtggtagagtgcccctgggttcagtcttagtactgcaagaaaaaaaaaagtgaagaaatgtTTGGAAGTGATAGATATGTTTATCTTTGGAAGTGATAGATATGTTTATCACATGGATTGTGGTGAGGGTGCCATGAATGTGTACTTGTGTCTAAGCTCACCAAATTGTGCACATTAATTATTTACAGTTTTTAATActaattatacctcaataaaactgatgataaaatgaaaatccaGAATAAATATGCATGGTATGACCCATTTATCTAAACAGACGAGGGGATTCAAAGCAGTGGTATTAGTGTGAGCATAAAAATTCTGTCTCCAACAGCAATTAAATTCTCTATGACTGTAAATTGTATAACCCAGATCCTTATGACAGCGTAGATTCTGTGAATGTGGGAAGTTAGTTCTTTCcataaaatgttttgtatttggggttaaatatttttttaaaaaatgtgtagagTTAGTTCATGAACAAATACGGACAAAGGCACCCAGATGTAAGGAACAGGGGCACTGAAAGTAGCTAGGGGAAAATGTAGGGCCCCGAAGGTGGGCAGAGAGAAAACTGTTGGATTCCTGGCTGAAACTAAAACAGCAGTTGTGTGCAAACAGGTTTATTTCCTCTCTATTCATCTGAACAACACACCCAGGCTTGAACATTGCTTTCTGAACCTCTCTGCAGGAAGAGAAGGTTCTGATGGTTTGAGTGTTCCTCAACTCAGCAAGGTACTTTGCTCAGCCTGGGACTCCCAGCATCCCTCTTGCCTAAAAGTAGCAGGTGCAGGCTGGGTTGGTGACCATgaaacctttttcttttggtcaaaGAGCATGCTATTTCTAGGGCTCCATCCAGTGAACAGTTGTCCATGAGAGCAGTAGTTTGGTTCTATGAGTTCTTTATGTGCCGGATATTAAGGAAGGGGAGAAGCATGCTTAAAGCTAAGAGGGTTTCCAATTCAGGAAGAGGTAATTGAAAGTGGCTATGGTGAGCCtagctcatttctttctttctttctttttttaaaaatgtgtgtgtgtgtgtgtgtgtgtgtgtgtgtgtgtgtacacacacacacagtagatggacacaatacctttattttatttttttatttttacacagtgctgaggattgaacatagtgcctcacatgtgccaggcaagcgctccaccattgggccacaaccccaaccccctagCTCTCTTCTTAAACTGCTTGCTTGATCATGCCCCTGTTCCTTTGTTTGCTTATAACCCATTTTTAGTGAGGCCTGTTCCACATTCCCACATGGTGGTACTTTAAGTCTGAGCAGTGGCCCCCCTGTTTGTGCTGCTGTATGCATCAGGGAATTCATTTCTCATCCTCATTCATATGTTCCATTTGCCTTCCTGTTATTTCCTCtatgtgtatgtgagagagagagagaggtggggggaaaTGCTTGATAAAGCATTTCTCAAGAATCAGTTATGTTGTCAGACACAATCACTCATTGGAACCGCTTTTATTTGTAGGTGGAATCCTGGACAATGCCACAGGCTTTGTGGACAGTGTGGGCCTTGGGGGCCATAATCCTCCTCTCCAAGGAAGGGTCTCCAGATCCGGCTCCTCTGTCTTGCAACCCCACTGGCATCTGTGATGGCCGCTCCAGATCTTTCAGCTCCATCCCCTCAGGGCTCACAGCAGCCATGAGAGGGCTTGACCTGTCCAACAATGAGATCACCTATATCGGCCAAGCTGATCTGCAGAGGTGCGTCAACCTCCGGGCTCTGATGCTGAAGTCCAATGGGATCAGCACAATTCAGGAAGGTGCCTTTTCTTCCCTAAGCCGTCTGGAACATTTGGATTTATCTGATAATCAGTTATCTAATCTATCGTCTTCCTGGTTTAGGCCCCTTTCCtccttgaaaattttaaacttaCTGGGAAATCCTTACAAAACACTTGGGGAAACATCTCTTTTTTCTCACCTCCCAAATTTGCGAATCCTGAGGGTAGGAAATAGTTACACCTTCACTGGGATTCAGAGAATAGATTTTGTTGGACTTACCTTTCTAGAAGAACTTGAGATCATTGCATCTAGTCTCCAGAGTTATGAGCCCCAAAGTTTGAAGTCAATTCAGAACATCAGTCATCTGATCCTTCATATGAAGCAACCTATGTTACTGGTGGAGATTTTTGTAGATCTTTTAAGTTCAGTGGAATCTTTTGAACTGAGAGATACAGACTTGGTCATGTTCCACTTTTCAGGGCTATCCATCAGTGAAACGAATCCAGTGATTAAAAAGTTCACATTTAGAAATGCAGACATGACCGATCAAAGTTTTAATGACCTTGTGAAACTGTTGAGTTATGCTTCTGAGTTGTTGGAGGTGGAGTTTGATGACTGTACTCTTAATGGAGTTGGTGATTTTCATGTATCTGAGCTcgagaaaattaaaattccagGTAAAGTGGAAACAGTCACTATACGGAAGTTGCATATCCCACAGTTCTACTTATTTTATGATCTGAGCACTGTGTATTCAATcactgaaagaattaaaaaaatcacagtggaGAACAGTAAGGTTTTTCTGGTTCCTTGTTTGTTTTCACAACATTTAAAATCATTAGAACACTTAGATCTCAGTGAAAATCTGATGGTTGAAGAATACTTGAAAAATTCAGCCTGTGAGGATGGCTGGCCCTCCCTGCAGACCTTAATTTTAAGGCAAAATCACTTGACATCATTAGAAAAAACTGGAGAGGTTTTGCTGACTCTGAAAAACTTGACCAACCTTGATGTCAGTAAGAACAGTTTTCATTCTATGCCTGAAGCTTGTCAGTGGCcacaaaagatgaaatatttgaactTGTCCAGCACCCGGATACACCGTGTAACCGACTGCATTCCCAGGACCTTGGAAATTTTAGATGTCAGCAATAATAATCTCgactcattttctttaattttacctCAACTCAAAGAActttatatttctagaaataagCTGAAGATGCTTCCAGATGCTTTTTCCTTACCCATGTTACTCGTCATGAATATCAGCAGGAATACCATAAATACTTTCTCTAAGGAGCAACTTGATTCGTTTCACAGACTGAAGACGCTGGAGGCTGGTGGCAACAACTTCATCTGCTCCTGTGAATTCCTGTCCTTCACTCAGCAGCAGCCGGCCCTGGCCCAGGTGCTGGTGGACTGGCCAGACAGCTACCTGTGTGACTCTCCCTCCCACGTGCGCGGCCAGCGCGTGCTC encodes:
- the Tlr2 gene encoding toll-like receptor 2, with protein sequence MPQALWTVWALGAIILLSKEGSPDPAPLSCNPTGICDGRSRSFSSIPSGLTAAMRGLDLSNNEITYIGQADLQRCVNLRALMLKSNGISTIQEGAFSSLSRLEHLDLSDNQLSNLSSSWFRPLSSLKILNLLGNPYKTLGETSLFSHLPNLRILRVGNSYTFTGIQRIDFVGLTFLEELEIIASSLQSYEPQSLKSIQNISHLILHMKQPMLLVEIFVDLLSSVESFELRDTDLVMFHFSGLSISETNPVIKKFTFRNADMTDQSFNDLVKLLSYASELLEVEFDDCTLNGVGDFHVSELEKIKIPGKVETVTIRKLHIPQFYLFYDLSTVYSITERIKKITVENSKVFLVPCLFSQHLKSLEHLDLSENLMVEEYLKNSACEDGWPSLQTLILRQNHLTSLEKTGEVLLTLKNLTNLDVSKNSFHSMPEACQWPQKMKYLNLSSTRIHRVTDCIPRTLEILDVSNNNLDSFSLILPQLKELYISRNKLKMLPDAFSLPMLLVMNISRNTINTFSKEQLDSFHRLKTLEAGGNNFICSCEFLSFTQQQPALAQVLVDWPDSYLCDSPSHVRGQRVLDARLSASECHRVALVSGVCCALFLLILLTGGLCHRFHGVWYLKMMWAWLQAKRKPRKAPCRDICYDAFVSYSERDSHWVENLLVQELENWEPPFKLCLHKRDFVPGKWIIDNIIDCIEKSHKTVFVLSENFVKSEWCKYELDFSHFRLFDENDDAAILVLLEPIEKKAIPQRFCKLRKIMNTKTYLEWPREEALQEGFWINLRAAIKS